From a single Desulfitibacter sp. BRH_c19 genomic region:
- a CDS encoding phosphoenolpyruvate synthase, whose protein sequence is MSSFVLGFQDIDKTKLMVVGGKGANLGELSKIEGIRVPDGFCISTEAFKRIIGETLSINELLDQLSLLKVEDRNKIGELCGEIRRVIEGIAIPQDINEEITRHLSRLGEKDAYAVRSSATAEDLPTASFAGQQDTYLNIIGKEAILKHISKCWASLFTGRAVIYRMQNGFDHSQVYLSVIVQKMVFPQASGILFTADPITSNRKLLSIDASFGLGEALVSGLVSADCYKVQEEEIVDKMIGTKKMAIYGLKEGGTETQQIHPDQQKTQTLTDQQILQLARLGRKIEAYFGCPQDIEWCLARGHSSDLEAGQLDEVCPLTFFVVQSRPITTLYPIPEANDQENHVYVSVGHQQMMTDSMKPLGMSIFQLTAFRPMYKAGGRLFVDVTHMLAFPESRKTLLNTMGQHNPLIKDALIAIVERGDFIKSLPEDKKEQSPSKSNKGISSSGSQAQIENDPTIVADLIKNSQTSIKELKQNIQTKSGSDLFDFILEDIQVLKKILFDPQSLGVIMAAIDASSWINEKMDEWLGEKNVADTLSQSVPDNITSEMGMELLGVADVIRPYPEVIDYLQHVKDDNFLDELVKFDGGQVTQDAIYAYLNKYGMRCAGEIDITKTRWSEKPTTLVPLILSNVKNFEPKAGQRKFEQGQRVALQKEEELLERLKQLPEGEEKAKETKGMIDLMRNYLGYREYPKYGMINRYFVYKQALMKEAEQLVQVGVIHEKEDIYYLTFEELREVVGTHKLDRQILRIRKDEYKLYEKLTPPRVITSDGEIITGQYQRENLPAEAIIGLPVSSGIIEGRARVILNMEDAYLEDGDILVTSFTDPSWTPLFVSIKGLVTEVGGLMTHGAVIAREYGLPAVVGVENATKLIKDGQRIRVHGTEGYVEIL, encoded by the coding sequence ATGAGTTCCTTTGTGCTTGGTTTTCAGGATATTGACAAAACAAAACTCATGGTTGTTGGGGGTAAAGGCGCCAACCTGGGGGAACTTTCCAAGATTGAAGGAATACGCGTACCAGATGGCTTTTGTATTTCTACTGAAGCCTTTAAAAGAATTATTGGGGAAACGTTGTCGATTAACGAATTACTTGATCAGTTATCCCTTCTAAAGGTGGAAGACCGAAATAAAATCGGTGAACTTTGCGGTGAGATTCGTAGGGTCATCGAAGGGATAGCCATCCCTCAGGACATTAATGAAGAGATCACCCGTCACCTATCCAGGCTTGGAGAAAAAGATGCCTATGCAGTACGATCCAGCGCAACAGCAGAGGATTTACCGACGGCCTCCTTTGCCGGCCAGCAGGATACGTATTTAAACATTATCGGAAAAGAGGCAATCCTAAAGCATATCAGCAAATGTTGGGCTTCCCTATTTACGGGTCGTGCGGTAATTTACCGAATGCAAAACGGATTTGACCACAGCCAAGTTTACTTATCCGTTATCGTTCAAAAGATGGTTTTCCCACAGGCTTCAGGGATTTTGTTTACCGCTGATCCGATTACTTCTAACCGAAAGCTGCTATCAATCGATGCCAGTTTTGGACTTGGAGAAGCACTAGTCTCCGGCTTGGTATCTGCCGATTGTTATAAAGTACAGGAAGAGGAAATCGTCGATAAGATGATAGGAACCAAAAAAATGGCTATCTATGGACTTAAAGAAGGCGGAACAGAGACTCAGCAGATCCATCCTGATCAGCAAAAGACTCAAACACTTACTGATCAACAAATTTTACAACTGGCACGCCTAGGAAGAAAGATCGAAGCTTATTTCGGTTGCCCACAAGATATCGAATGGTGTTTGGCCAGGGGACATTCCTCCGACCTAGAAGCCGGCCAGTTAGATGAGGTATGTCCCCTTACCTTTTTTGTTGTCCAGAGTCGGCCAATCACTACTTTATACCCCATCCCTGAAGCGAATGATCAAGAAAATCACGTCTATGTATCTGTCGGTCATCAACAAATGATGACTGACTCCATGAAACCATTGGGAATGTCGATATTCCAGTTAACAGCTTTTCGACCCATGTATAAAGCTGGTGGAAGGTTGTTTGTTGATGTTACACATATGCTGGCTTTCCCTGAAAGCAGAAAAACGTTATTAAATACCATGGGACAACACAATCCGCTCATAAAAGACGCACTCATAGCCATAGTAGAGCGAGGAGATTTTATAAAATCGTTACCAGAAGATAAGAAAGAACAGAGTCCCAGTAAAAGCAATAAAGGTATTTCGTCTTCGGGGTCTCAAGCACAAATCGAAAACGATCCGACAATCGTTGCAGATTTGATAAAGAATAGTCAAACGTCGATAAAAGAGTTAAAACAGAACATCCAAACGAAATCAGGATCAGATTTATTTGATTTTATCCTAGAAGATATCCAGGTGTTAAAGAAGATTTTATTTGACCCACAAAGTTTAGGTGTGATTATGGCCGCTATAGATGCTTCATCATGGATCAATGAAAAAATGGATGAGTGGCTAGGTGAAAAGAACGTAGCAGACACACTTTCTCAATCTGTACCAGACAATATTACTTCGGAAATGGGTATGGAGCTACTGGGTGTCGCAGATGTGATTCGTCCTTATCCGGAAGTAATTGATTATTTACAACATGTTAAAGATGATAACTTTTTAGATGAACTGGTTAAGTTTGATGGTGGACAAGTTACCCAAGACGCTATCTATGCTTATCTCAACAAATACGGAATGCGATGTGCCGGAGAAATCGATATTACGAAAACTCGTTGGAGTGAAAAACCAACGACACTTGTCCCCTTGATTCTTAGTAATGTCAAAAACTTTGAGCCTAAGGCTGGCCAGCGGAAATTTGAGCAAGGGCAGCGTGTTGCTTTGCAAAAAGAAGAAGAGTTATTAGAGCGATTGAAGCAATTGCCGGAGGGTGAAGAAAAAGCCAAAGAAACCAAAGGAATGATCGACCTAATGCGGAATTACCTCGGTTATCGTGAATATCCAAAATACGGCATGATTAATCGCTACTTTGTTTATAAGCAGGCTTTAATGAAAGAAGCCGAACAACTCGTACAAGTGGGCGTTATTCATGAAAAAGAAGATATATACTACCTCACCTTTGAAGAACTTCGCGAAGTCGTAGGCACCCATAAACTGGATCGCCAGATCCTTAGGATTCGAAAAGACGAGTACAAATTATATGAAAAATTAACTCCCCCCCGGGTGATCACCTCTGATGGTGAAATAATTACAGGTCAGTACCAACGAGAAAATCTCCCAGCCGAAGCTATTATAGGTTTGCCTGTTTCTTCCGGAATTATAGAGGGACGGGCACGTGTCATCTTAAACATGGAAGATGCTTATCTAGAAGATGGAGATATATTAGTCACCTCCTTTACTGACCCTAGCTGGACACCATTGTTTGTATCCATAAAAGGTCTAGTCACTGAAGTTGGCGGACTGATGACCCATGGAGCAGTTATCGCCCGTGAATATGGCTTGCCAGCAGTTGTCGGAGTGGAAAATGCCACCAAACTGATAAAAGATGGGCAACGAATTCGCGTGCATGGAACAGAAGGGTATGTAGAAATCCTATAA